A region of Daphnia carinata strain CSIRO-1 chromosome 10, CSIRO_AGI_Dcar_HiC_V3, whole genome shotgun sequence DNA encodes the following proteins:
- the LOC130701174 gene encoding microtubule-associated protein futsch-like, whose translation MADETSSASSAFSPLSGGYLLIVLSEPHSEQHKQVLLEHLAKGLASWDVVGTQIDIESELRNIAAQCPHGEEVRNGEKLIQLASDSLVTEILIHPQLSTLKQCMRNLLASFTRHRHVIHAGYTLSGPGSWILQDGTYEFSDFMNIVRDAEVQRLYRAYESSITMDLHCADEGQWSAEQINQEPAIKAAKISINPAGRLSATDSQGMQDAVNSFIRYISDVLPSVTLDHLLEPSDVVGNIRFSHPTLYVFPGGQGDSALFGISGFNILVDGGFGRKPCFWDFTRHLDRLDAVVMTRMNASSLSGLTGAICRKASSPVYPQVGHIFCNLPRDSEIGLGDIEQQLNAADSSSESLNVNINDLCRAMSAGLGALQLKAQPIYRSATLEPINLYHKVGHGTLDMFIISPSANSPEVKELMRLWRSGEVATALRTVKMGGKEFSLPLLDIVSVCALLVWQPADPNEPVTRLLFPGSAPQHKILEGLEKFKQLEFLKSPVFMAKDVAAPPSAVITPSSTSSAFTKSPVKAKTSSPRHTPIEPVVVKAAPVRKEASKPPAKSADHSSSNTKEADVKSATPRPATKIIKSDVLSSSSRTGSTELRAKKPEAKPAPIKSATTTAKKDGPTGLSNGETNKALAPKIKKDVANMKMVEARVHSFKSPASLKRAEENKTKKPLPSADAETKEKTAAQRSQSQSREKRSASGVRAQPADEDKPRVKLVKKIAPSTSETTPVSPAKPAKPIKAKAKELPAKPIEPKAPVTKDVKKDKPTPATPKPKPMAAKETSSKPAPKASAPSQTSTPTPSGKAVKRPVKPAAAAAAAAAAVGAAAAVVAVAAAVASEEQAPTADEQPAVVEESFSAAEAPQAASSPKGVEATGHDQVVDEASLMDAIESQIVEDVEATEEQSHHESEQESQSVNLEDEAETEDKEEAETEDKDEEVADGSTGGEVVDAEEAEVIEKEEDAEAHDEDEAASEETEVVEAAVAEDVAETEEAKVAETEEAKVAETEEAKVAETEEAKVAETEEAKVAETDGAEVAETEEAEVAETEEAEVAETEEAEVAETEEAEVAETEEAEVAETEEAEVAETEEAEVAETEEAEVAETEEAEVAETEEAEVAETEEAEVAETEEAEVAETEEPEVAAEEAEVAEAEEAEVAETVEAEVAETVEAEVAQTPHEETAATQVNEKTHDKEEMMRDTAEIQQTDEPEGGNADEDLQEADVNERQARDDVVHVEVASEPEIKVGRSIDDEIVAADVAQIDRSDDQDVNLETDECQEPVEEESQLAVSSKSVDAGRPSASPQPVPSEDETASREVQVDDVIDQIEQSQDVQCAHPTSQLEEENIKDEIDEPEKEKEEELSSQIHHEDVSSEAVEEEIQQAVAATPIEASKPTASPQPEILDSDKKVEAQEVSAHEEVHTTESTHEESSLDYEKKDEIPCQVVGNGDSHALDTTEHVEDAISGQVDDDVHHEDVDSHDIEKRQVHELTVEAHQDDAVSSLSSASDLEPTPVLDRSGASLYEEEQHLSSMESQPESHQFTQKSAPQMVEETPKDSKQTAKSPVVQDEPVEEVEEEFKAEIVVRPVPVVDPSDLDDVVAPQQPTPTPPVVKSPVKEIPSALVLDQEEDEGEEVEEEFFQKEVKAKDCAVPITPTEEGHAFGYSEPQRQSEDRQLSSSIPTSSDATGKQEESTTDGAVSLSRAKEAQADEFRATIDNQYAGFMNVETSFKDADEKPKAKTPEEKCLTETVAEQPKQVEDKPLAEQKLPEEKPASSIDLKEDHFVAVEEKKQEQVVATKSTSNIESVGKADETHEEVVEEVVCKAVDNKSVKAEKYEESNVKEIIKSEMKSMDESEILKNVEDLITEKVDIPSTHDKPVKVSDEPEEVCEHFDERSQALDIESTPPTKEIESSKSQETFVVEDVKSFVEDVHALVEEIQLPKMEVKSVESEKKEVLLEELKVEKPTIAANIELTPTDDVQTDDLKDFAKDVVVESLDIKSTKSESTTPEKEQISQVTEEVSAFKVADILEKVKSPVEEMFKKVSAVAVSKFTEKCDAEAISEKAVELPKVDEKEQNIVEEIIEKTSVLEVSKTPEKVENIVEDVVEKASAISVSVDASKVAEKGVVEEIVEKVVDLPKMAESLVEDIVEKANSVQVAKTPEKEVNLVKETIETATPKSCESTADETESFSKVAEKLDDIESIVFEKYEKHGKTDKDNMSTIDEPIQHATAETAVFSAEGKSQRSSTSEATPLELEPEISERKLSDISASSFGQLEKEEAVEETLLKTEANVTLAGKSTKEEVVVDPTFVAPLTASSPIDGPELLKELSFPLGLVAKANVLIKDKLEQVGEFIKEIKDTSVELASKSNETKPTEVKEIKDTSVELASKCQTDDSNETKPTEVKEIKDTSVELASKCQTDDSNETKPTEVKEIIQDSKDVSVELTSKCQTDFTHDTKTEVKEIIQDVKVTSVESTSKSEVESSCEIKTEEVKEIIQNVKDLSIELTSKSTVESSYETKTEEVKETIQITKDVSVECALKSETEVKETVQITKDVSVESASKSETEVKETVQITKDVSVDLASKSDLEVKETVQITKDVSIELASKSDVDVKETVQITKEVSVELTSKSDIDLSHKTTVEEVTEIIQEIECVTLQLAEKSESDCSFTSKMVEVKEEIQEIKKTSIELASESKMEVSNEIQEEVKEIIQDVKKAAVELSSKSEVDCAPKSKVEEICETIQEVRELTSTMSTMPEKLEAKPDTHVEVKTVHTEPEVIPQATFQLKCDPLANLPVVELAAPSKTVSEELEKPKSSDLAKLEIVEKTEQLKPDVMDYATVSGSSSTSVTPKTPLSPNLARREVVESKVSPSVQMAATLESFAAPPTRFEDEISSQPSSLDSVEVHSTSSATWAATEKHQEEDEDVGSLSLTPTINYLAAGYEGVNISTSSKLSTIASSDGEAEAAQPLSLDSNWSSKTFDKLTSAANSSTLHRPEESAFSSGPSSWDEREPNTRPYCVVSESISDRSATSSIISHVTDDDYPIEKHDRPSLDSHLEPRTSSELSSKKELGVLPASPVPSSPFSTDRCSSHGDFEANKDSLSSIQTSESSDFHLETKVDDSHSAISSTRSDYSDDRSGSSIDPSLLQQQRLEQRSLTPRSDISCSSDATDPITTAHTITTELIQPGQQQTSVEMKASSKAELADPKLAPHNIWLKEKDTASSPNPFTDQYVDDDTDHPVTVEHASSALYYPQQKQQPHQQQHLSDFESDRHSDSQSSSVPVAEYTDEYYAQHLEFVEASHKSSQPHTDEVSDQEAYLYESEHDDHDQHYHPYATKYSDSYDEADLYPTEEAINDDYRHVGDHQNGNAYHYYEGSEQDSIEANVVGHPPHQYEDQNRNDRTPTRDVQHSYVAADVYDTEPAVHSPTSRQSDVAAPMTASSSRDERVVPQASPLPSPQPQQSPQSTQQQHEDTLASWGKPLGLPAPVAPVVFSSNGTNGSPLKRPTTASNNANKSAEKATNGTNAMMGAAPFYVDLAYIPHHSDPRYSDVDFFRRVRARHYVLSTLEPSAQVLDALLEGKQSWTGDDKDLDVTIIPTYDSDALAVWVSANEDLLARNRIDLAPSASRCTINLQDHETSCSAYRLEF comes from the exons GTCTGGCCTCGTGGGACGTCGTTGGAACGCAGATCGATATCGAGTCGGAGCTCCGCAACATAGCGGCACAATGTCCGCACGGAGAAGAAGTCAGGAACG GAGAAAAGTTGATCCAGTTGGCTTCCGACTCGCTCGTCACCGAGATTCTCATCCATCCGCAACTCAGCACGCTGAAGCAGTGCATGCGTAATCTACTGGCCTCATTCACGCGCCATCGACACGTCATTCACGCCGGCTACACCCTGTCGGGACCCGGATCCTGGATTTTACAA gATGGTACGTACGAGTTCAGCGACTTTATGAACATTGTGCGAGATGCCGAAGTCCAACGGCTCTATCGAGCTTACGAATCGAGCATCACGATGGACCTCCACTGCGCCGACGAGGGTCAATGGAGCGCCGAGCAGATCAATCAGGAACCGGCCATCAAAGCGGCCAAG ATATCCATCAATCCAGCCGGTCGATTGAGTGCCACGGACTCTCAGGGCATGCAGGACGCCGTCAATTCTTTTATCAGATACATTTCCGATGTGCTGCCTTCGGTGACGTTGGATCATCTCTTGGAGCCATCCGACGTCGTTGGCAACATCCGTTTCAGTCATCCCACCCTCTACGTCTTCCCGGGCGGACAGGGCGATTCAGCCCTTTTCGGCATTAGCGGATTCAATATTCTCGTCGACGGCGGATTCGGGCGCAAACCCTGCTTCTGGGATTTCACGCGCCATTTGGACCG GCTTGACGCTGTAGTGATGACACGGATGAATGCCAGTTCACTGAGCGGCCTGACTGGCGCCATCTGTCGTAAAGCCTCGAGTCCCGTCTACCCTCAAGTGGGTCACATCTTTTGCAATCTGCCCCGTGACAGCGAGATTGGCCTCGGTGACATTGAACAACAACTCAATGCAGCTGACTCGAGCTCCGAATCGCTCAACGTCAACATTAACGACCTGTGCCGAGCCATGTCCGCAGGCCTTGGAGCTTTACAGCTCAAAGCGCAACCCATTTATCGATCGGCCACTTTGGAACCAATCAATCTCTACCATAAG GTGGGACACGGAACGTTGGACATGTTCATCATTAGTCCGAGCGCAAACAGCCCCGAGGTCAAGGAGCTGATGCGTCTTTGGCGTTCGGGTGAAGTGGCCACGGCTTTGCGAACTGTCAAAATGGGCGGAAAAGAATTCAGCCTACCATTGCTCGATATCGTGTCCGTCTGCGCTTTGCTAGTATGGCAGCCGGCCGATCCTAACGAGCCCGTCACTCGCCTCTTGTTCCCCGGCAGTGCCCCTCAACACAAGATCCTCGAAGGTCTTGAAAAATTCAAGCAACTGGAATTTCTCAAGTCTCCCGTCTTTATGGCCAAGGATGTGGCCGCCCCGCCGTCCGCCGTCATCACTCCGTCCTCCACGTCCAGCGCGTTCACGAAGAGCCCAGTCAAGGCGAAAACTTCATCCCCTCGTCACACGCCGATCGAGCCGGTTGTCGTTAAAGCAGCCCCTGTTCGCAAGGAGGCCAGCAAACCGCCGGCCAAATCAGCTGATCATTCCAGCAGCAACACCAAAGAGGCGGACGTTAAATCTGCCACGCCCCGTCCTGCTACTAAAATCATCAAGTCTGACGTTCTGAGCAGCTCGTCGAGAACGGGCAGCACGGAATTGCGGGCCAAAAAGCCGGAAGCTAAACCGGCGCCCATCAAATCAGCAACGACGACGGCCAAGAAGGACGGCCCGACGGGCTTATCGAACGGCGAAACTAATAAAGCCCTGGCACCTAAAATCAAAAAAGATGTGGCCAACATGAAAATGGTCGAGGCCAGGGTTCACTCGTTCAAGAGCCCCGCCTCTCTGAAACGGGCAGAGGAGAATAAAACCAAGAAGCCCCTTCCATCTGCTGATgctgaaacgaaagaaaagacggCCGCTCAAAGAAGCCAGAGCCAATCACGAGAGAAACGATCGGCTTCCGGCGTTCGAGCCCAGCCAGCAGACGAAGACAAACCGAGAGTCAAACTGGTCAAGAAGATCGCTCCGTCTACGTCGGAGACGACGCCAGTCAGCCCAGCCAAACCGGCTAAGCCCATCAAGGCGAAAGCCAAAGAACTGCCTGCTAAACCAATCGAGCCGAAAGCTCCTGTCACCAAGGACGTTAAGAAAGACAAGCCAACCCCTGCCACTCCCAAACCTAAACCGATGGCTGCTAAGGAGACGAGCTCTAAGCCGGCCCCTAAGGCATCGGCACCCTCCCAAACGTCAACTCCTACGCCATCAGGTAAAGCTGTCAAGAGGCCAGTCAAACCCGccgcagctgctgctgctgctgctgctgctgtgggAGCCGCTGCAGCCGTTGTTGCCGTTGCTGCGGCTGTTGCCTCTGAAGAACAGGCCCCAACAGCTGACGAACAACCGGCTGTTGTTGAAGAGAGTTTCAGCGCTGCAGAGGCCCCCCAGGCCGCTAGTTCGCCTAAGGGCGTTGAAGCAACTGGCCATGATCAAGTTGTAGATGAGGCGTCATTGATGGATGCCATTGAGAGTCAGATCGTGGAGGATGTCGAAGCGACCGAAGAGCAATCTCATCACGAATCTGAACAAGAGTCACAGTCTGTCAACTTGGAAGATGAAGCTGAAACGGAGGACAAAGAGGAAGCTGAAACTGAAGACAAAGATGAAGAGGTGGCCGATGGGTCGACTGGAGGCGAAGTTGTCGACGCGGAGGAGGCTGAAGTCATTGAGAAAGAGGAGGACGCAGAGGCCCATGACGAGGATGAGGCCGCATCTGAGGAGACTGAAGTTGTTGAAGCTGCCGTTGCGGAGGACGTGGCCGAAACGGAAGAGGCTAAAGTGGCCGAAACGGAAGAGGCTAAAGTGGCCGAAACGGAAGAGGCTAAAGTGGCCGAAACGGAAGAGGCTAAAGTGGCCGAAACGGAAGAGGCTAAAGTGGCCGAAACCGATGGGGCTGAGGTAGCCGAAACGGAAGAGGCTGAGGTGGCCGAAACCGAAGAGGCTGAAGTAGCCGAAACCGAAGAGGCTGAGGTGGCCGAAACCGAAGAGGCTGAGGTGGCCGAAACCGAAGAGGCTGAGGTGGCCGAAACCGAAGAGGCTGAGGTGGCCGAAACCGAAGAGGCTGAAGTGGCCGAAACCGAAGAGGCTGAAGTGGCCGAAACCGAAGAGGCTGAAGTAGCCGAAACCGAAGAGGCTGAAGTGGCCGAAACCGAAGAGGCTGAAGTGGCCGAAACGGAAGAGGCTGAAGTGGCCGAAACGGAAGAACCTGAAGTAGCAGCGGAAGAAGCTGAAGTGGCCGAAGCGGAAGAAGCCGAAGTAGCCGAAACGGTAGAAGCTGAGGTAGCCGAAACGGTAGAGGCCGAAGTAGCGCAGACG CCGCACGAAGAAACGGCCGCAACTCAAGTGAACGAAAAAACACATgacaaagaagaaatgatgCGAGATACGGCAGAAATTCAACAAACGGATGAACCGGAAGGCGGAAACGCAGACGAGGATCTGCAGGAAGCTGACGTCAACGAAAGACAAGCACGTGACGATGTCGTGCACGTCGAGGTGGCCAGTGAACCAGAAATCAAAGTTGGTCGATCGATTGATGATGAAATCGTGGCGGCGGACGTCGCTCAGATTGACAGATCCGACGATCAAGACGTCAACCTCGAGACGGACGAATGCCAAGAAccagtagaagaagaaagtcaGCTGGCCGTCTCATCGAAATCGGTGGACGCTGGCAGACCGTCAGCCTCTCCACAGCCGGTACCATCCGAAGACGAGACGGCGAGCCGAGAAGTGCAAGTCGATGACGTGATCGATCAAATAGAGCAAAGTCAGGACGTCCAATGTGCCCATCCCACGAGTCaactagaagaagaaaacatcaaAGACGAGATCGATGAGCctgaaaaggagaaagaagaagaactttcAAGCCAAATCCACCACGAAGATGTAAGCTCAGAAGCGGTGGAAGAGGAAATTCAACAAGCCGTTGCTGCTACTCCAATCGAGGCCAGCAAACCGACGGCATCCCCACAGCCAGAAATACTGGACAGTGATAAAAAGGTAGAAGCCCAGGAGGTCAGTGCGCACGAAGAAGTGCATACCACTGAATCTACTCACGAAGAAAGCTCTCTGGACtatgaaaagaaagatgaaattCCATGCCAAGTGGTCGGCAATGGCGATAGTCACGCCCTGGACACTACTGAACATGTTGAAGATGCCATTTCTGGTCAAGTGGACGATGACGTTCATCACGAAGATGTCGACAGCCATGACATTGAAAAACGTCAAGTACATGAACTGACTGTTGAGGCCCATCAAGATGATGCTGTCTCGTCCCTCTCTTCTGCGTCTGATCTGGAACCAACACCAGTACTGGATCGATCCGGTGCTAGTCTCTATGAGGAAGAACAACATTTGTCTTCTATGGAATCCCAACCGGAATCCCATCAATTCACACAGAAAAGCGCCCCACAGATGGTGGAAGAAACCCCGAAAGATTCAAAACAGACGGCCAAATCGCCCGTCGTTCAAGATGAACCTGTTGAGGAAGTCGAAGAAGAATTTAAAGCCGAAATTGTCGTCAGACCCGTCCCTGTCGTTGATCCGTCAGATTTGGATGACGTTGTAGCTCCACAGCAGCCGACGCCAACGCCACCTGTGGTGAAATCTCCAGTTAAAGAGATTCCTTCTGCTCTCGTCTTGgatcaagaagaagatgaaggcgAAGAGgtggaagaagaatttttcCAAAAGGAAGTCAAGGCTAAAGACTGTGCCGTGCCCATCACTCCTACGGAAGAAGGTCACGCGTTTGGCTACAGCGAGCCCCAACGACAAAGCGAGGATCGACAGCTATCATCTAGCATTCCCACCAGCTCGGATGCGACTGGCAAGCAAGAAGAATCAACAACCGATGGTGCCGTTTCACTCTCACGTGCCAAAGAGGCTCAAGCGGATGAATTCCGGGCCACCATCGACAATCAATACGCCGGCTTTATGAATGTGGAAACCAGCTTCAAAGATGCTGATGAGAAGCCAAAAGCAAAGACTCCTGAGGAGAAATGTTTGACTGAGACGGTGGCTGAACAACCTAAGCAAGTGGAAGACAAACCTTTGGCTGAACAGAAATTGCCTGAAGAAAAACCAGCTTCTTCGATTGACCTGAAGGAAGACCATTTTGTTGCtgtcgaagaaaagaaacaagaacaggTTGTTGCCACAAAATCTACTTCCAATATTGAATCTGTTGGAAAAGCAGACGAAACTCACGAGGAAGTCGTCGAAGAGGTCGTGTGCAAAGCCGTGGACAATAAATCCGTCAAGGCGGAAAAATATGAAGAATCTAACGTCAAGGAGATCATCAAATCCGAGATGAAATCCATGGACGAATCTGAAATTCTAAAGAACGTCGAAGATTTGATTACCGAAAAAGTTGACATCCCCTCCACTCACGATAAACCTGTTAAAGTTTCAGACGAACCAGAAGAAGTATGTGAACACTTCGATGAAAGATCCCAAGCTCTTGACATCGAATCAACACCACCtacaaaagaaatcgaatCTTCCAAGAGCCAGGAAACTTTTGTTGTCGAAGATGTCAAAAGTTTCGTTGAAGATGTTCACGCTTTAGTCGAAGAGATTCAACTACCCAAAATGGAAGTCAAGTCGGTGGAATCGGAGAAGAAGGAAGTCCTTCTGGAAGAGCTCAAGGTAGAGAAACCCACAATTGCAGCCAACATCGAACTCACCCCAACAGACGACGTCCAAACAGACGATTTGAAGGATTTTGCCAAAGATGTTGTGGTCGAAAGTCTAGACATCAAGTCAACAAAATCCGAATCAACAACtccagaaaaagaacaaatttctCAAGTTACTGAAGAAGTTAGTGCTTTCAAAGTAGCAGACATCTTGGAGAAAGTAAAAAGCCCTGTAGAAGAAATGTTTAAGAAAGTCAGTGCTGTCGCCGTTTCGAAATTCACAGAAAAATGCGACGCTGAAGCCATTTCTGAGAAGGCTGTCGAACTACCGAAGGTTGACGAAAAAGAACAGAACATCGTGGAAGAGATCATCGAAAAGACCAGCGTTCTCGAAGTATCCAAAACCCCTGAGAAAGTGGAAAATATCGTCGAAGACGTTGTTGAAAAGGCTAGCGCCATCAGCGTATCCGTCGACGCATCTAAAGTCGCAGAGAAAGGCGTCGTCGAAGAAATCGTTGAGAAGGTCGTTGACCTACCGAAAATGGCGGAAAGCCTCGTCGAAGATATTGTGGAAAAGGCCAATTCTGTCCAAGTTGCGAAAACTCCTGAGAAAGAAGTAAACCTCGTGAAAGAAACGATTGAAACAGCTACACCGAAATCCTGTGAAAGCACTGCCGACGAGACTGAATCTTTCAGCAAAGTCGCAGAAAAGCTGGACGATATCGAATCTATCGTGTTTGAAAAATACGAGAAACACGGAAAGACAGACAAAGATAACATGTCTACCATCGACGAACCCATTCAACACGCAACTGCTGAAACTGCTGTTTTCTCAGCGGAAGGGAAGTCCCAGCGATCTTCGACATCCGAGGCAACTCCACTGGAGCTCGAACCCGAAATTTCCGAGAGGAAATTATCTGATATTTCTGCATCATCATTCGGACAACTGGAAAAAGAGGAGGCTGTCGAAGAAACTCTTTTGAAAACTGAAGCTAATGTGACATTGGCTGGTAAATCCACCAAAGAAGAGGTTGTCGTCGATCCTACATTCGTTGCTCCTCTTACAGCCAGCTCTCCCATCGATGGGCCTGAACTTCTAAAGGAATTATCGTTCCCACTTGGATTGGTCGCAAAAGCTAACGTACTAATCAAAGATAAACTGGAACAAGTTGGTGAATTCATTAAAGAAATCAAGGATACGTCTGTTGAATTAGCGTCAAAATCAAACGAAACCAAACCAACAGAAGTCAAAGAAATCAAGGATACGTCTGTTGAATTAGCGTCAAAATGCCAGACGGACGACTCAAACGAAACCAAACCAACAGAAGTCAAAGAAATCAAGGATACGTCTGTTGAATTAGCGTCAAAATGCCAGACGGACGACTCAAACGAAACCAAACCAACAGAAGTCAAAGAAATCATTCAAGATTCCAAAGACGTGTCCGTTGAACTGACGTCGAAATGCCAAACTGATTTCACCCACGACACCAAGACGGAGGTCAAAGAAATCATTCAAGATGTGAAAGTTACGTCAGTTGAATCAACATCAAAATCTGAAGTCGAATCCTCATGCGAAATCAAAACCGAAGAGGTTAAAGAAATCATCCAGAATGTCAAAGATCTATCCATCGAATTGACATCGAAATCAACCGTCGAATCCTCGTACGAAACCAAAACTGAAGAGGTTAAAGAAACCATCCAAATTACCAAAGATGTTTCAGTTGAATGTGCTTTGAAGTCTGAAACAGAAGTTAAAGAAACTGTGCAAATTACCAAAGATGTTTCAGTTGAATCTGCTTCGAAATCTGAAACAGAAGTTAAAGAAACTGTGCAAATCACCAAAGATGTCTCCGTTGACTTGGCGTCGAAATCGGATCTAGAAGTTAAAGAAACCGTTCAAATTACGAAAGATGTCTCCATTGAATTGGCGTCGAAATCTGATGTAGATGTTAAAGAAACCGTTCAAATTACCAAAGAAGTCTCCGTTGAATTGACATCGAAATCTGACATCGACCTCTCTCACAAAACAACGGTGGAAGAGGTCACCGAAATCATTCAGGAAATTGAATGTGTTACACTTCAATTGGCAGAAAAATCTGAAAGTGACTGCTCTTTCACAAGTAAAATGGTGGAAgtcaaagaagaaattcagGAGATCAAAAAAACATCAATTGAATTGGCATCAGAATCAAAAATGGAAGTCTCAAATGAAATTCAAGAGGAGGTCAAAGAAATCATTCAAGATGTCAAAAAGGCAGCTGTTGAATTGTCTTCAAAGTCTGAAGTTGACTGCGCACCCAAGAGCAAAGTAGAAGAGATCTGTGAAACGATTCAAGAGGTCAGAGAATTAACATCAACGATGTCAACAATGCCTGAAAAATTGGAAGCCAAACCTGACACACACGTGGAAGTGAAAACCGTTCATACAGAACCAGAAGTCATTCCACAGGCTACATTCCAGCTCAAGTGTGATCCACTGGCCAACTTGCCCGTAGTCGAATTGGCTGCACCGTCCAAAACTGTCAGCGAGGAACTGGAAAAGCCCAAAAGTTCTGATTTAGCAAAATTAGAGATTGTCGAAAAGACAGAACAGCTGAAACCTGATGTTATGGATTACGCCACCGTCTCTGGTTCATCGTCCACTTCTGTTACTCCAAAGACACCGCTTTCACCCAATCTTGCCCGTCGTGAGGTAGTTGAATCTAAAGTGAGCCCAAGCGTCCAGATGGCTGCCACTTTGGAATCGTTTGCAGCACCACCAACTCGTTTCGAAGACGAAATCTCGAGCCAACCATCCAGCTTGGATTCCGTAGAAGTCCATTCCACGTCCTCTGCCACCTGGGCTGCCACTGAAAAACACCAGGAAGAGGATGAAGATGTCGGATCGTTGTCACTGACACCTACCATCAATTATTTAGCAGCCGGCTACGAAGGTGTCAACATCAGTACGTCGAGCAAGTTGTCGACGATTGCGTCATCTGACGGCGAAGCAGAAGCAGCGCAACCTCTCAGCCTGGACAGCAACTGGTCATCTAAGACATTCGACAAATTGACATCAGCTGCTAATTCATCTACCCTTCATCGTCCCGAAGAATCGGCTTTCTCAAGCGGTCCGTCCAGCTGGGACGAAAGGGAACCTAACACCAGGCCGTACTGCGTTGTGTCTGAATCGATAAGTGACCGTTCGGCCACAAGTTCCATCATTTCCCACGTTACCGATGATGATTATCCAATTGAAAAACATGATCGACCTTCTTTAGATAGCCATTTGGAACCTCGTACATCAAGCGAATTGAGCAGCAAGAAAGAGTTGGGCGTGTTGCCCGCCAGCCCTGTACCGTCCTCTCCTTTCAGCACTGATCGCTGCAGCAGCCACGGAGATTTTGAAGCCAACAAGGATTCACTGTCCAGCATCCAGACTTCAGAATCATCCGACtttcatttggaaaccaaagTGGATGACTCGCATTCGGCCATTTCCAGCACGCGTTCAGACTATTCAGATGACCGTTCAGGCAGCAGCATCGACCCATCACTTTTACAGCAACAGCGGCTCGAACAGAGATCGTTGACACCACGCAGCGACATCAGCTGCTCTTCGGATGCTACTGATCCCATCACGACTGCCCATACAATCACGACCGAGCTGATCCAGCCCGGCCAACAACAGACCTCGGTCGAAATGAAGGCCAGTAGCAAAGCTGAGTTGGCTGACCCTAAACTAGCGCCACATAATATCTGGCTGAAAGAGAAAGACACAGCTTCATCTCCTAATCCATTCACGGATCAATACGTCGATGACGATACTGATCATCCAGTAACCGTGGAACACGCTTCCTCGGCCCTCTATTATccccaacaaaaacaacagccacatcagcaacaacatctGTCCGATTTTGAATCCGACCGCCATTCCGATTCGCAGTCATCGTCCGTTCCGGTAGCCGAGTATACGGATGAGTATTACGCTCAGCATTTGGAATTTGTTGAAGCGTCTCACAAGTCTTCACAACCACACACGGATGAGGTTTCTGACCAGGAAGCCTATCTCTACGAATCCGAGCACGATGATCACGACCAGCACTACCATCCGTACGCGACCAAGTACAGTGATTCATACGACGAGGCTGATCTCTACCCAACTGAGGAAGCCATTAATGACGATTACCGCCACGTGGGGGATCACCAGAATGGCAACGCGTATCATTACTACGAAGGCAGTGAACAAGATTCGATTGAAGCCAACGTTGTTGGCCATCCGCCCCATCAGTACGAAGATCAGAATCGCAACGATCGCACCCCAACCAGAGACGTCCAGCATTCGTACGTGGCTGCCGATGTGTACGACACAGAGCCAGCAGTGCACAGTCCAACCAGCAGACAATCG gatgTCGCAGCGCCGATGACAGCATCTTCTTCACGGGACGAGCGAGTAGTTCCACAAGCTTCTCCTCTGCCCAGTCCACAACCTCAGCAGTCGCCACAAAGCACTCAGCAACAGCACGAAGACACATTGGCTTCGTGGGGCAAACCTTTGGGTCTACCAGCTCCGGTAGCGCCCGTTGTCTTTTCCAGCAACGGTACTAACGGCTCCCCGCTCAAGCGCCCAACAACTGCTAGCAACAATGCCAATAAGTCTGCCGAGAAAGCAACCAACGGCACCAACGCAATGATGGGAGCAGCTCCTTTCTACGTCGATCTGGCTTACATTCCTCATCACAGTGATCCTCGATACTCGGATGTCGACTTCTTCCGGCGCGTCCGCGCTCGCCACTACGTCCTCAGCACCCTGGAGCCGTCCGCTCAAGTTCTCGACGCTCTGCTGGAGGGCAAACAATCGTGGACTGGAGATGACAAAGATTTAG ATGTCACCATCATTCCTACTTACGATTCCGACGCGCTGGCTGTCTGGGTGAGCGCCAACGAAGACTTACTGGCTCGCAACCGCATCGATTTGGCACCGTCAGCCTCCCGCTGCACGATCAATCTACAGGATCATGAAACTTCTTGCTCGGCCTATCGGCTCGAATTTTAA